In Blautia wexlerae DSM 19850, a single window of DNA contains:
- a CDS encoding tyrosine-type recombinase/integrase — protein MGKRNLAIILVAYCTGLRGIDIIGIKLSDIDWHNHKVSVVQSKTHTPIVSELNGATLNALADYILDWRPKCDIPEVFVTVKAPYSVSKTVKGIWQKDSRVRPQCGQFTVNLRKIVRFYSDYILWFTAKMQD, from the coding sequence ATTGGAAAGAGGAATCTTGCGATTATACTTGTTGCATACTGCACAGGGCTTCGCGGAATCGACATCATAGGCATTAAGTTATCAGATATAGACTGGCACAATCACAAAGTGTCAGTAGTGCAGTCAAAAACTCATACGCCAATCGTATCTGAACTGAACGGTGCCACCTTGAACGCCCTTGCTGATTATATCCTCGACTGGCGTCCTAAATGCGATATTCCTGAGGTTTTCGTAACAGTAAAGGCTCCGTATTCCGTATCGAAGACTGTCAAAGGGATTTGGCAGAAAGACTCTAGGGTCAGACCTCAATGTGGTCAATTTACCGTCAACTTAAGGAAAATCGTCAGATTTTATTCTGATTATATACTATGGTTTACCGCAAAAATGCAGGATTAA
- a CDS encoding MBL fold metallo-hydrolase: MVKIFALPANEGDFIWVAYGENEVYSHILIDGGTDECGEEFASIISIIDERKEKIEALVLTHVDYDHIQGALEGICRISNDILDRTVKRIYFNTYQGIHRNLKGTGEILESSVCIEDQIRVNQNYKEYGVKDGIKFGELLSEKGLKDRLVDYVVYGQQAVLPNGATMRFISPGEKELIKFANEWEKYERENEYVQYASNLEMVKKNLADLMQEKLLSDSSPNNASSIAFIFEYHSIKLAFLGDAKPSVCLQGIKKINDADHFEVDLLKLSHHGSRSNTSDSLLKTIRTNNYLLSTNGHHKKVPSKVVLSHLLKNAGKKDINLYCNYDWYNTEYHERYFTIEDRRAFIDTKKLSLYLLDDQALEIKDGCYIYGEYGMF; the protein is encoded by the coding sequence ATGGTCAAGATATTTGCTTTGCCTGCGAATGAAGGAGATTTTATTTGGGTTGCATATGGTGAAAATGAAGTATATAGTCACATCTTAATTGATGGTGGAACTGATGAATGTGGGGAGGAATTTGCATCAATTATTAGTATTATTGATGAACGTAAAGAAAAAATAGAAGCACTTGTGCTAACTCACGTTGATTATGATCATATACAAGGAGCGCTAGAGGGCATTTGTAGAATTTCAAATGATATATTGGATAGAACAGTGAAACGAATTTATTTTAATACATACCAAGGTATACATAGGAATCTGAAAGGGACAGGCGAAATTTTGGAAAGCTCTGTTTGCATAGAAGATCAGATTCGTGTAAACCAGAATTATAAAGAATATGGTGTAAAGGATGGAATTAAATTTGGGGAGTTATTATCAGAGAAAGGATTGAAAGATCGTTTGGTTGATTATGTTGTATATGGACAACAAGCTGTTTTACCTAATGGCGCGACAATGCGATTTATTAGTCCTGGAGAAAAAGAATTAATTAAGTTTGCAAATGAATGGGAAAAGTATGAAAGAGAAAACGAGTATGTTCAATATGCAAGTAATCTTGAGATGGTGAAAAAGAATTTAGCTGATTTAATGCAAGAAAAATTGTTGAGTGATTCATCTCCCAATAATGCTTCTTCTATAGCCTTTATTTTTGAATATCATAGTATAAAACTGGCTTTTTTAGGAGATGCAAAACCATCAGTCTGTTTGCAAGGAATTAAAAAAATCAACGACGCAGATCATTTCGAGGTCGATTTATTAAAATTGTCACATCATGGCAGCAGAAGTAACACTTCCGATTCTTTGCTAAAAACAATTAGGACGAATAATTATTTATTGAGTACAAACGGTCATCATAAGAAGGTACCCAGTAAAGTTGTGCTTTCTCATCTGCTGAAAAATGCAGGTAAAAAAGATATTAATCTGTATTGTAATTATGATTGGTATAATACAGAATATCATGAAAGATATTTTACTATTGAGGATCGTAGAGCGTTTATAGATACAAAGAAACTATCTTTGTATCTGTTAGATGACCAAGCTCTAGAGATAAAGGATGGATGTTATATATATGGAGAATACGGAATGTTTTGA
- a CDS encoding transposase produces MSFKTNEYQQITLNDSFINLSPRTQKIIMNSWCKDFADIVFPAINEERFAVLYSNNNASRPNTPINFIIGSLMLKENNGLTDDELVESICCDVRYQYALHTTHLAEQPVSDRTFSRFRERLYNYEMETGTNLLEEEMLHLADIYARYMNLHSNVKRMDSLMIASRCKRMSRLEIIYQTTANAVCLIHRLGHDELINSGLRHYLDADDHNQMIYYCKTEDVSPRLEKVLREAQAVKDLMSDELWYSFSEHQLLLRVLREQGTVDEEGNLHACDKKEIRSSSLQNPSDPDATYRSKAGKSHKGYIGNVVETVGEAGDSLITRVSFEENIHSDSAFCKEYLENRPDNAEPEIMITDGAYGSQENQRLAERKNTELITTALTGKPVDKFYAEFQFSEDGTKMLICPMGYVPLKTTYYPKTGMCRALFPKDCCEDCPHKNDCKSKPQKKNYAVHASASMVSRARYSEKLSTAKYIELTRLCNAIEGIPSVLRRKYHIDEIPVFGKLRSRQFILFKIGAYNFGKLFRHNRRLRVESAQNLVMA; encoded by the coding sequence ATGTCCTTTAAAACAAACGAGTATCAACAGATCACTCTGAATGATAGTTTTATAAATCTTTCTCCAAGAACGCAGAAGATAATCATGAATTCCTGGTGTAAAGATTTTGCTGATATTGTGTTCCCGGCTATCAATGAAGAACGCTTTGCTGTTCTTTATAGCAACAACAATGCTTCTCGGCCAAATACACCGATCAATTTCATCATTGGAAGCCTTATGCTGAAAGAAAACAACGGGCTTACTGACGATGAACTGGTCGAATCCATCTGCTGTGATGTGCGCTACCAGTATGCTCTGCATACGACACATCTTGCTGAACAGCCAGTCAGTGACCGGACATTCAGCCGTTTCAGAGAAAGGCTTTATAACTACGAAATGGAGACTGGCACAAACCTTCTTGAGGAAGAAATGCTGCATCTCGCAGATATCTATGCAAGATACATGAATCTCCATTCAAACGTAAAACGTATGGATAGTCTGATGATTGCTTCCAGATGCAAGCGTATGTCACGTCTGGAAATCATCTATCAGACCACTGCAAATGCTGTTTGTCTAATTCACCGACTCGGGCATGACGAACTGATCAATTCCGGGCTTCGCCATTATCTTGATGCTGATGACCACAATCAGATGATCTATTACTGTAAAACAGAAGATGTGTCACCACGCCTGGAAAAAGTCCTTCGGGAAGCACAGGCAGTAAAAGACCTCATGTCTGATGAACTCTGGTATAGTTTTTCAGAACACCAGCTTCTGCTCCGGGTTCTCAGAGAACAGGGCACGGTTGATGAGGAAGGGAATCTTCATGCCTGTGACAAGAAGGAAATCCGTTCCTCGAGTCTGCAGAATCCATCCGATCCTGATGCGACCTATCGGAGCAAAGCAGGGAAGTCCCACAAAGGCTATATCGGTAATGTAGTAGAAACCGTCGGAGAAGCCGGAGACAGCCTTATTACCAGAGTCAGTTTTGAAGAGAACATTCACAGCGACAGTGCTTTTTGCAAAGAGTATCTGGAAAACAGACCAGATAACGCAGAGCCGGAGATCATGATCACCGACGGAGCATATGGAAGCCAGGAAAACCAGAGGCTTGCAGAGCGTAAAAACACTGAGCTGATAACAACCGCACTTACCGGAAAACCAGTTGATAAGTTCTATGCCGAATTTCAATTTTCAGAAGATGGAACAAAGATGCTGATCTGTCCAATGGGGTATGTTCCACTCAAAACAACGTATTATCCTAAAACAGGCATGTGCCGTGCGCTTTTTCCAAAAGACTGCTGTGAGGACTGTCCACACAAAAACGATTGCAAAAGCAAGCCACAGAAAAAGAACTATGCGGTTCACGCCTCAGCCAGCATGGTATCCAGAGCACGATATTCGGAAAAGTTATCCACTGCAAAGTACATCGAACTGACTCGGTTGTGTAATGCAATAGAGGGGATTCCTTCTGTACTGCGTAGAAAATACCACATTGATGAAATACCAGTGTTTGGGAAACTGCGTTCAAGACAGTTCATCCTGTTTAAAATTGGGGCATATAATTTTGGTAAACTTTTTCGACACAATCGCCGTTTACGGGTGGAGTCTGCGCAAAATTTGGTAATGGCCTGA
- a CDS encoding helix-turn-helix domain-containing protein encodes MDKSEKVKDKLICLDQIWIRVEELMKKQRISQVDMVRLCQRKGYSIQQPEISKLKSGKCKITLYQLMAFADVLEVGTDYLINGSVNENTVVFPLNNRFITNADDEEFKGILGEYYTLFHSTGEMEDKWLKGKLSLNRSSEGICRAEFILWTGEKNHTEQNVAKKYQGQVIISKKQKSMYCILINNMISEMCFIAFRFRPFQTIDMACRIGLVLTFSSGEDRTPVVHKMFLSRKKIDKEMHNAIAPTLQFTNKDTLISRKKLQNLRCTYPEWQDEIDKILQQQPEEYYMLYESMQGILKLNMKEKLRMKGLIKECADMSYVVSLTKEDDDGAFMIQREEN; translated from the coding sequence ATGGATAAATCCGAAAAAGTAAAAGATAAACTTATATGTCTGGATCAGATATGGATAAGAGTAGAAGAATTGATGAAAAAACAACGGATTTCACAGGTGGATATGGTAAGGTTATGTCAGAGAAAAGGATATTCTATTCAGCAGCCGGAAATTTCAAAATTAAAAAGCGGAAAATGTAAAATCACATTATATCAGTTGATGGCATTTGCAGATGTCCTGGAGGTTGGTACGGATTATCTGATCAATGGATCAGTGAATGAAAATACAGTAGTGTTTCCGTTAAATAACAGATTTATTACAAATGCAGATGATGAAGAGTTTAAAGGCATATTAGGAGAATATTATACGCTTTTTCATAGTACAGGTGAAATGGAGGATAAATGGCTTAAGGGGAAACTGTCGTTGAACAGATCTTCAGAGGGAATATGCCGTGCTGAGTTCATATTATGGACGGGTGAGAAAAATCATACAGAACAGAATGTTGCAAAGAAATATCAGGGACAGGTTATTATTTCCAAAAAGCAAAAATCCATGTATTGTATTCTGATTAATAATATGATAAGTGAAATGTGTTTTATAGCATTCCGGTTCAGGCCTTTCCAGACGATAGATATGGCATGCAGAATAGGGCTTGTTCTTACTTTTTCATCAGGAGAAGACAGAACACCTGTTGTTCATAAGATGTTTTTGTCACGTAAGAAGATTGATAAAGAAATGCATAATGCGATTGCGCCAACTTTACAATTTACAAATAAGGACACTTTGATTTCGAGAAAAAAGCTCCAAAATCTGAGATGTACTTACCCGGAATGGCAGGATGAAATTGACAAAATTCTACAACAACAGCCAGAAGAATATTATATGTTATATGAAAGTATGCAGGGAATATTAAAACTGAATATGAAAGAGAAGCTGCGAATGAAGGGATTGATTAAGGAATGTGCAGATATGTCATATGTAGTATCTTTAACAAAAGAAGATGATGATGGAGCCTTTATGATACAGCGGGAGGAAAATTAG
- a CDS encoding DNA polymerase, protein METKLERISQLSKENPNMVFTSIGHLINKEMLKKCHETMQKDKATGIDGITKEEYGKHLEENLEKLVERLKNRSYKPKPARRVEIPKPNGKTRPLSIYCYEDKLERV, encoded by the coding sequence ATGGAAACGAAATTGGAGAGAATATCACAGCTATCCAAAGAAAATCCAAACATGGTATTTACATCTATTGGACACCTGATCAATAAAGAAATGTTGAAAAAGTGTCATGAAACGATGCAGAAGGATAAGGCGACAGGAATAGATGGGATAACAAAAGAAGAATACGGGAAACACCTGGAAGAAAATCTGGAGAAACTTGTAGAAAGACTTAAGAATCGTTCCTATAAACCGAAACCTGCCAGAAGGGTCGAAATACCCAAACCAAATGGGAAAACCCGTCCACTGAGTATATATTGTTACGAAGATAAACTAGAGCGTGTTTGA
- the istA gene encoding IS21 family transposase produces the protein MTKYREILRLKSLGLSQQSIADSCNVSKKTVNRVLKRAKELNISWPLDKSDTDAVLAEMFFPSTKQVRSNKRMPNYDYVHKELLRNGVSKKLLWTEYMEDCHANGEEPLMYSQFCYHIQQDEQKRRATMHINRKPGEQVEVDWAGDPATILDPDTGEITKAYIFVGVMTYSQYAYVEAFLDMKQKSWINAHVHMYEYFGGVARILVPDNCKTAVVHNGGFKDQQVNETYQEMAEYYGTAIIPARVRAPKDKPNAEGTVGNISTWITAALRNEQFFSLAELNLAIRDKLELFNQRLFQKKEGSRRSLFLGEEKPLLSPLPATRFELSDWKAATVQFNYHISVDGMLYSVPYEYIKKKVDIRVTDTTIEIFYNHNRIASHRRLKGRPGQYSTITEHMPADHQKYLEWNGDRFRKWAERIGINTYTAVNAILTSKSVEQQTYRSCMGLLKLAEKYSDALLEAACKKALSYTASPSYKSIKNLLVTGSEKLASEAIDTKTTHKAHGITRGADYYRR, from the coding sequence ATGACCAAGTATCGAGAGATTCTCAGGCTAAAAAGTCTGGGACTCAGTCAGCAGAGCATTGCCGACAGCTGCAATGTCTCCAAGAAAACGGTTAATCGCGTTTTGAAGCGTGCAAAGGAATTAAATATTTCCTGGCCGCTTGATAAAAGCGATACCGATGCTGTTCTTGCAGAAATGTTTTTTCCTTCTACAAAGCAAGTCAGATCCAATAAACGGATGCCTAACTACGATTATGTCCATAAAGAATTACTCCGTAACGGAGTCAGTAAGAAACTCTTGTGGACAGAATACATGGAGGATTGTCATGCAAATGGCGAAGAACCACTTATGTATTCCCAGTTCTGCTATCACATCCAGCAGGATGAGCAGAAACGACGTGCTACCATGCATATCAACCGGAAACCTGGTGAGCAGGTTGAGGTCGATTGGGCAGGAGATCCTGCAACAATCCTTGATCCGGATACCGGTGAGATCACCAAAGCCTATATATTTGTCGGCGTGATGACTTATAGTCAGTACGCATATGTGGAAGCATTTCTGGATATGAAGCAGAAATCATGGATTAATGCCCATGTTCATATGTATGAATATTTTGGTGGTGTTGCCAGAATTCTCGTACCGGATAACTGTAAAACAGCGGTTGTCCACAATGGTGGCTTTAAAGACCAGCAGGTCAATGAAACTTATCAGGAAATGGCCGAATACTACGGCACCGCTATTATCCCGGCGCGTGTCAGGGCTCCAAAAGATAAGCCGAATGCTGAGGGGACAGTAGGAAATATTTCTACTTGGATCACAGCAGCTCTTCGGAATGAACAGTTCTTCTCCCTTGCCGAATTGAATCTAGCAATCAGAGATAAGCTGGAACTGTTCAACCAAAGGCTCTTTCAGAAGAAAGAGGGTAGTCGGCGAAGCTTATTTCTTGGGGAAGAAAAACCATTGCTGTCACCATTACCTGCTACCCGTTTTGAACTGAGTGACTGGAAAGCAGCCACTGTCCAGTTCAATTATCACATATCTGTGGACGGAATGCTATACTCCGTTCCGTACGAATACATTAAAAAGAAAGTTGATATAAGGGTAACAGACACCACGATTGAAATTTTCTACAACCATAACCGCATTGCTTCCCATCGTCGTCTAAAAGGACGCCCTGGGCAGTACAGCACCATTACTGAACATATGCCGGCAGACCACCAGAAGTATCTGGAATGGAACGGTGACCGCTTCCGTAAATGGGCTGAGCGGATTGGCATAAATACGTACACTGCAGTCAATGCAATATTGACCTCCAAAAGTGTGGAACAACAAACCTACCGAAGCTGTATGGGGCTTCTTAAGCTTGCTGAGAAGTACTCAGATGCGTTACTGGAAGCTGCCTGTAAAAAGGCATTATCCTATACAGCATCACCCAGTTACAAGAGTATTAAAAACCTACTTGTAACCGGTTCAGAAAAGCTGGCATCGGAAGCAATCGATACCAAGACCACACATAAAGCACATGGCATCACACGAGGTGCCGATTACTATCGGAGGTAA
- a CDS encoding ABC-three component system middle component 1 has product MGIINSLINWELQTTLIDKWGCKCCYYTRKMHADTSYHSHIFICVFSELKDLYQNWKEINYYVAVKYQTKIESIIEKSNFYICFFTSKEINLEMKNQIEEDSFSAKKYVFEQRCDTDEEYKQLVESKIFKIDIQAPIKTHPKLKSLTLKNFRKYEGEKVIDFKDRNRRPASFVLIYAKNGMGKTSIFDGIEYALKGEVGRIVALEAKERGKRKGPIYHHRDHSHEEAYVVINLDNGLVIKRKVANLQEDGNDCRFISASPGKDITGAKSQRKIWDLLILPHDKIDSFISAQSPTAQFKEWTDSAAPLSNEREEFIDLYDVYKRKKRELSDLEEDKQLLEKELSQLMKDKLSVQRIIDIIYKYNSFPNQNRPILFDAQNAGTLEYDELINEAQIYEREIKNIELKKLSEKISAAENIQLIGITYFYQQLDAIQQVESYLRECETKLKRKRELGRIIQSLKKLQSEITAVKEKLELLELIDSYGYDKVEKQLYIYLELDNQENSFNKNLKAISHQYDENLSRYQKVSEQLNQIVDSLDEKKMQEIDTNAEKMDFVRSQLKDLENNLAKIKKQIEQYKRILLERREKFNQIENIVLSENIEQIDMGSKNFLDVELLAGFELKQDLCKIKEIYENQIQKIDIYRKKAYKANQSKETVQDICNKAKQYLQSHKEEKDCPLCHTKFKNWEALVSAIDNYNFDNTEKLNEDFYNAQVEATKILGEYERLLHIFEERKSGKKEVVKQDILKIENDLRNCYLLQEDFSKQKNKLEEEMSDLRIWFVQHEINLDIYSLATVKEWEKLQEEKRKNYIELRDSLQSQKEILSDSIKTIKESIKSVMKRKESFLEDPQMFTSIMILKEKPENYDFYKELEALRLQDKNCLHEIEELENQIRTYNDVAAENEEKLLADKDKQSKELEHLKKVVSISEFFSDFTKEGVERDLKKWMQSADDYLKQVEYLVQIQEENSARNYFEKYKSVTEQIDTNKEIYASTQEETKEAEEDFQLAKETFEKSLKDYFSQNIMNEIYQKIDPHDFMKNVDYHLSFNEKDEPQLYIVVNEQIGDETDSYRPEWYFSTAQLNTVAFSSFFGRALTANNLTFRTIFIDDPISHFDDMNMLGFSDMIRSIIESTDCQIIMSTHDRKIYNILRRKLDDQYYSSCFIDLVENIK; this is encoded by the coding sequence ATGGGAATTATAAATAGTTTAATTAACTGGGAATTACAGACTACATTGATCGATAAGTGGGGATGCAAATGCTGTTACTACACTCGTAAAATGCATGCGGATACCTCTTATCATTCGCATATATTTATTTGCGTGTTTTCTGAACTAAAAGATCTGTACCAAAACTGGAAAGAAATAAACTATTATGTGGCAGTAAAATATCAAACAAAAATAGAATCTATTATTGAAAAAAGTAATTTTTATATTTGTTTCTTTACTTCTAAAGAAATAAATCTTGAAATGAAAAATCAGATTGAGGAGGATTCTTTTTCAGCAAAGAAATATGTGTTTGAACAAAGATGTGACACTGACGAAGAATATAAACAATTGGTTGAAAGCAAAATATTTAAAATTGATATACAAGCTCCAATAAAAACACACCCAAAGCTGAAAAGCCTGACATTAAAGAATTTTCGTAAATATGAAGGGGAGAAAGTTATAGATTTTAAGGATAGAAATAGACGACCGGCGAGTTTTGTCTTAATTTATGCAAAAAATGGAATGGGAAAAACCAGTATATTTGACGGGATTGAATATGCTCTTAAGGGAGAGGTGGGACGTATAGTTGCTCTTGAGGCTAAAGAAAGAGGAAAAAGAAAGGGACCCATCTATCATCATCGAGATCATAGCCATGAAGAGGCGTATGTTGTAATAAATTTAGATAATGGTTTAGTGATAAAAAGAAAAGTTGCTAATCTACAAGAAGATGGGAATGACTGTAGATTTATTTCTGCTAGTCCAGGGAAAGATATTACTGGAGCAAAAAGTCAAAGGAAAATTTGGGACTTACTGATTCTTCCTCATGATAAAATTGATAGTTTTATTTCGGCCCAATCTCCAACTGCTCAGTTTAAAGAATGGACAGATAGTGCGGCACCTCTTAGTAATGAACGAGAAGAGTTTATTGATTTATATGACGTGTATAAAAGAAAAAAACGTGAATTATCAGATCTAGAAGAGGATAAGCAGTTGTTGGAAAAAGAATTATCACAGCTGATGAAAGACAAGCTTTCTGTGCAAAGAATTATAGATATAATATATAAATATAATTCGTTTCCAAATCAAAACAGACCTATATTATTTGATGCTCAAAATGCGGGTACTCTAGAATATGATGAATTAATTAATGAAGCACAGATTTATGAAAGAGAAATAAAAAATATTGAACTAAAAAAACTTTCAGAAAAAATTAGTGCTGCTGAAAATATTCAGCTTATAGGTATAACATATTTTTATCAACAATTGGATGCGATTCAACAGGTTGAATCTTATTTAAGGGAGTGCGAAACAAAACTCAAAAGAAAAAGAGAATTAGGTAGGATTATTCAATCACTCAAAAAACTTCAATCAGAAATTACCGCTGTAAAAGAAAAACTGGAATTGTTGGAACTAATTGATTCATATGGTTACGATAAAGTAGAAAAGCAGCTATATATTTATCTAGAGCTGGATAATCAGGAGAATAGTTTTAATAAAAATCTCAAGGCCATTTCGCACCAGTATGACGAAAATCTGAGTAGGTATCAAAAGGTTAGTGAGCAACTAAATCAAATAGTGGACAGCTTGGATGAAAAGAAAATGCAAGAAATTGATACAAACGCAGAAAAAATGGATTTTGTCAGAAGTCAGCTAAAAGATTTGGAGAACAATCTGGCAAAAATAAAGAAACAAATAGAACAGTATAAAAGAATTCTATTAGAAAGAAGAGAAAAATTTAACCAGATTGAGAACATAGTTCTATCTGAGAATATAGAACAAATCGATATGGGTAGCAAAAATTTTCTTGACGTAGAATTGTTAGCTGGATTTGAACTGAAACAAGATTTATGCAAAATAAAAGAAATTTATGAAAATCAAATTCAAAAAATTGACATATACAGAAAAAAGGCATATAAGGCTAATCAAAGTAAAGAGACTGTTCAGGATATTTGTAATAAAGCAAAACAATATTTACAGTCTCATAAAGAAGAAAAAGATTGCCCGCTATGTCATACAAAGTTTAAAAATTGGGAAGCATTGGTCTCTGCTATTGATAATTATAATTTTGATAATACGGAGAAATTGAATGAAGATTTTTATAATGCTCAAGTGGAAGCAACAAAAATATTAGGTGAATATGAAAGGTTATTGCATATATTTGAAGAAAGGAAAAGTGGGAAGAAAGAAGTAGTAAAACAAGATATATTGAAAATTGAGAATGATTTACGAAACTGTTATTTACTACAAGAGGATTTTAGCAAACAAAAAAACAAATTAGAAGAAGAAATGAGTGATTTGCGTATCTGGTTTGTTCAACACGAAATCAATTTAGATATCTATTCTTTAGCTACAGTAAAAGAATGGGAGAAATTGCAGGAGGAAAAAAGAAAGAATTATATAGAGTTACGAGATAGTTTACAGAGCCAGAAAGAAATACTATCTGATTCGATAAAAACTATAAAAGAAAGCATAAAAAGCGTTATGAAAAGAAAAGAAAGTTTTCTGGAAGATCCACAAATGTTCACCAGTATAATGATTCTTAAAGAAAAACCAGAAAATTATGATTTTTATAAAGAATTAGAAGCTCTTCGCTTACAAGATAAAAATTGTTTACACGAAATAGAAGAATTAGAAAATCAGATTAGAACATACAACGATGTTGCAGCAGAGAATGAGGAAAAACTCCTGGCAGATAAAGATAAACAATCTAAAGAATTAGAACATTTAAAAAAGGTGGTATCTATTAGTGAGTTTTTTAGTGATTTTACCAAAGAAGGAGTAGAACGAGATTTAAAAAAATGGATGCAATCTGCGGATGACTATCTGAAACAAGTAGAATATTTAGTGCAAATTCAAGAAGAAAATAGTGCGAGAAACTATTTCGAGAAGTACAAAAGTGTGACAGAACAAATTGATACGAATAAAGAAATTTACGCATCTACACAAGAAGAAACTAAAGAAGCAGAAGAGGATTTTCAACTTGCAAAGGAAACTTTTGAAAAGAGTCTAAAGGATTATTTTAGTCAGAATATAATGAACGAAATATATCAGAAAATTGATCCGCATGATTTTATGAAAAATGTTGATTATCATTTGTCATTTAATGAAAAAGATGAGCCACAACTTTATATTGTAGTTAATGAACAGATTGGAGATGAGACAGATTCGTATCGTCCAGAATGGTATTTTAGTACAGCTCAATTAAATACTGTAGCGTTTAGCTCATTCTTTGGGAGAGCATTAACAGCAAACAATCTTACTTTTAGAACAATATTTATTGATGATCCTATTAGTCATTTTGATGATATGAATATGTTGGGGTTTTCTGATATGATTCGAAGTATTATAGAAAGTACGGATTGCCAGATAATTATGTCCACACATGATAGAAAAATTTATAATATTCTGAGACGTAAATTGGACGATCAATACTATAGTTCTTGCTTTATTGACTTGGTAGAAAATATTAAATAG
- the istB gene encoding IS21-like element helper ATPase IstB, protein MTNQSTMDKLIEMRLTTMADAFRNQLNDPKFKEVPFEDQFGMLVDIEYSSRKNNRLKRLIKNAGFDQPEANIMDINYTSGRKLNKELIRRLATCEYISEHRNLFITGATGCGKTYMACAFGMEACKQYYNTKYIRLPDLLIDLEVARTDGNYKKVMAKYANPVVLILDEWLLLKPTESEQRDIFELLHRRRKKSSTIFCSQYEFEEWYDQLGGDDSPLADAIIDRIAHDSYRINITSIDAEHDISMREVYGLDKTLRE, encoded by the coding sequence ATGACCAATCAGAGTACAATGGATAAGTTAATAGAAATGCGCCTTACCACAATGGCAGATGCATTCCGCAATCAACTCAATGACCCAAAATTCAAGGAGGTTCCCTTTGAGGATCAATTCGGTATGCTGGTGGATATCGAATACAGCAGTCGCAAAAACAACCGTCTCAAAAGACTGATCAAGAATGCCGGTTTCGATCAGCCGGAAGCGAATATCATGGATATCAACTATACTTCCGGACGCAAGCTAAACAAGGAACTGATTCGCAGACTTGCTACCTGCGAATATATATCTGAACATCGGAATCTTTTTATTACCGGTGCTACAGGCTGCGGTAAAACTTACATGGCCTGTGCCTTTGGCATGGAAGCCTGTAAGCAGTATTACAATACCAAATATATCCGTCTGCCTGATCTGCTTATTGATCTGGAGGTGGCACGGACAGATGGCAACTACAAAAAGGTGATGGCTAAGTATGCCAATCCCGTTGTCCTGATTTTGGACGAATGGCTTCTATTGAAACCAACGGAATCTGAACAAAGAGATATCTTCGAACTACTCCATCGGAGACGCAAGAAATCTTCAACGATTTTTTGCTCCCAGTATGAGTTCGAGGAATGGTACGACCAACTGGGTGGTGATGATAGTCCTCTGGCAGATGCAATCATTGACCGCATTGCTCATGACAGTTATCGTATCAACATTACAAGCATTGATGCCGAACATGATATCTCGATGCGAGAGGTTTATGGCTTGGACAAAACATTACGTGAGTAA